The window ACCGAAGAGTCCGCCAAATATTGAGGCAATCTCTTGGGCTTCGcgtgggcgccacgtggcgcctgGGAGCCGGAGGGGCCTGACGGGCCACACGCGGCAGGACGGGGCGACGCGCTGGGGCCCGTCGCTGCACGCCCTCGGCCCACGCGcgtggatttattgcggcgtctgcGAGTCGGTTGCCCTTCTCGACGCAGTTATTGCGCGCGTACGGGCATAGTTATTGCGGAGAAGTGGGAGGGGCGAGCACAaatgatcccacttccccacgtccAAACCGTGCGTTATAAATCGGGGGGAGGGGTGGCGGAAATCATTCTTGCTCGCACTCCCCTGCCTCTTTATCCTTCCTCTGCTTCTTGCGACCGCAGCGCGCTGCGACGCCCATCGCTCCGAGCAGAGCTTCATCCCCGTTCTTTCTCCTTTCCTTTCTTCGTCTTCTTcgatggcgctgccgtcgggctcaTGGATGGGCTCGACCATCACCCTGGACGACGTCTCCTATCTCCGCACCACCCGACGCTTGCCGGGGGAGACGGAGGTCGTCGTGCGCCTGCCGCAGGGCGAGCAGGAGCCGCAGCCCGAGGGCACGGAGCGCGTGGTCTTCTTCCTGCACTTCAAGCGCGGGTTCAGTCTTCCTGCGAGCGCCTCCCTCTGTCTTGGTCTCCTTCAACTAGGGACTGATCAGATTCCAGTTGATTTCATTCGTGGTAGATGCttatcgtgttggaaatatgccctagaggcaataataaaagcattattatattatcttgttcatgataattgtcttttattcatgctataattgtgttatccggaaattgtaatacatgtgtgaattcatagacaccaacatgtccttagtaagcctctagttgactagctcgttgatcaacagatagtcatggtttcctgactatggacattggatgtcattgataacgagatcacatcattaggagaatgatgtgatggacaagacccaatcctaaacatagcacaagatcgtatagttcgtttgctagagttattccaatgtcaagtatcttttccttagaccatgagatcgtgtaactcccggataccgtaggagtgctttgggtgtaccaaacgtcacaacgtaactgggtgactataaaggtatactacgggtatctccgaaagtgtctgttgggttgacacggatcaagactgggatttgtcactccgtatgacggagaggtatctctgggcccactcggtaatgcatcatcataatgagctcaaagtgaccaagtgtctggtcacgggatcatgcattacggtatgagtaaagtgacttgccggtaacgagattgaatgaggtattgggataccgacgatcgaatctcgggcaagtaacataccgattgacaaagggaattgtatacgggattgcttgaatcctcgacatcgtggttcatccgatgagatcatcgaggagcatgtgggagccaacatgggtatccagatcccgctattggttattgaccggagaaccgtctcggtcatgtctacatgtctcccgaacccgtagggtctacacacttaaggttcggtgacgctagggttttagagatatgaatatgcagtaacccgaaagttgttcagagtcccggatgagatcccggacgtcacgaggagttccggaatggtccgaaggtgaagaattatatataggaagtgcagtttcggccatcgggagagtttcggcggtcactggtattgtatcgggaccaccggataggtcccgggggtccatcgggtggggccacccatcccagagggccccatgggctgaagtggggaggggaaccagcccataatgggctggtgcgccccccttggcccacccctgcgcctagggttggaaaccctagggtggggggggggcgccccacttgccttgggggccactccacccttggccgccgcccccctaggagatcccatctcctagggccggcgcccccccttggggagcctatataaagggggggagggaggggcagccgcacccttgactcttggcgcctccctctcccctgctacacctctccctcttgcagtagaacggcgaagccctgctgcggtgactcctgcatccaccaccacgccgtcatgctgctggatcttcatcaacctttccttcccctttgctgtatcaagaaggaggagacgtcacgctaaccgtacgtgtgttgaacgcggaggtgccgtccgttcggcgctaggatctccggtgatttggatcacgtcgagtacgactccctcatccccgttctcttgaatgcttccgctcgcaatctacaaaggtatgtagatgcaatccgatcactcgttgctagatgaactcatagatggatcttggtgaaaccgtaggaaattttttgttttctgcaacgttctccaacataTCGGTGATCTTCAAACCTTTGGCATAGTTCCATTGaaaaccacaattactcttggttgctgaagatcttgctcggtgaagataacaactcttcaacactcgagccgacacctatccatctagagagtgcgcagctctcaagagtaataggtacaagagcTCTGTctcagaactactgtgatgctcaaccactaTCTGAGTTTTGGTTCTTGGTTTTGTCTTGGTGGATTTTAAACTGAAATCTCTTGGAGAGGGGatgctcaatcaatcttctcagaaatcttaagCGGAATAGGCAACGGACAACGTTGGAGCGGGGTCTCTATTTATAGCCACAACCATCCCTGATGAGAAATGACCGAAATGGACATGTGCTTCAACTAGTGGCCGAATGACACGAGTCCAACGGTCGGAAATTGAGCACATTGGTAACATTCCTTGCGGATTAAGAAATTCTAACTCCTCAGTCCAAAAGATATCCCCTGCAACACCGAAGAACTACGGCTTCAGCTGACAGGTAATCATTCAAAgcataaagagatttctctcatACTTGCATAGGTTTGTGCTAAGCATCACAAcggatctaagcttcgagaacATATACCACTCTTAATAGTACGGAGATCctaagactcaagaaagagaagaagaagattgAATTGAATTCTACGTCTTTGCTTCGCCTTTGGTCTTCTCAATCAATTTTCTTCGGATGACCTTTGATCTGATTGCTTCACCAAAGCAATATATTTTATGGGGTCAACTTCTTCACATCACTATTCGCGTTAGAACGGCCTTGGGAGATATGACCGAATCTTCTCTGCATCTCAAATATCCTTcagtgaagttcctcgaacttgacACCTAAGATGGCGTTCTTCTACGGTTCTGCTTCGAATATTcctctctgtgtgcactagcaaacaaatcagtccatacaTGTTTCTGTCACCAACCTCGAAGACACAGGAGGGCAAGAATTGCACCAACATGAACACTATTCTTGACCCTCTGTTGCGTCATGGAGTATTGGTGTTCATGGACGACATTCTAGTTTATAGTTCGACATTGTAAGAATAACTCAAGCAACTGTGTGCTGTGGTTCAGCTACTTCAGCAAAATTATTTTGTTATCAAATGATCGAAGTGTGAATTTTCTAGTCATAAAATAGAGTACCTCGGGCATGGCATCAGTGAAGCGGGAGCAGCTACAGATCCTGCAAAGATCATGATAGTTCAGTCCTGGCCTACACCATCCAGTGCGAGAGCCTTGCAGGGGATCCCTTGGCCTGACAGGCTACTACCATAAGTTCATCCAACATTATGGGATGATCTGTAAACCATTTAGTGAGATCTTGTGTAAAGGGGTGATCTTTTAGTGGACTCCAATTGCGGATCGTGCCTTCCAACTACTAAAATCGGCCTTGACTCAAGCTCCTATGCTAGCCCTCCCCAATTTTAGAGAGACGTATATGTTGGAGATAGATGCGTGTAACAAGGGTATCGAGGCTATGTTGATGCGGCAAGGGCACCCAGTGTCATATCTCAGCAAAATCCTCTGCCCCGAAAATCAAACTCTCAGCACATATGAGAAAGAGTGTCTTACTATTCTCATGGCAGTGGAAATGGCGTGCataccttgctacctcttgagcttgcgttggtttttcccttaaagaggaaaggatgatgcagcaaagtagagtaagtatttcccttagtttgagaaccgaggtatcaatccagtaggagacaacgcacaaattgccaaatacctgcacaaacaatcaaacaattttcacccaacgcaataaaggggttgtcaatcccttcacagttatttgcagaagtgagatctgatagagattgataaactgtaaagtaaatatttttggtttgtagattggaaagtaaacgattgcaaaatagtagatcgaaaacttatagatagaaaatagacccgaggccataggtttcactagaggcttctctcatggcaTGTCACGTGTACCCTGGCGGTCAAAACCCACTTGACAAGACATGCTCATTTTTATAAAAAGGTTCAATGTGGTACAACTTACCCTAAATGGGGTGATACAGATAAATACATCTCACATAGGGTAATTCCTATTAAAAATATCGGAATAGGGCCACAAAGTTGACTTTACTCTTTATAAAAAAATGACTCAATATCACCATGAGTAGGCAAATATATATTCTGAGCATATATTTCATGATGGGTATTATGTGAGCAATTTGTTTTTTCAGATGTTTGTGTATTATTTCGATTAAGTGGGTCAAACTGGTAGAAATTTGGCATAGAACAAGTTTAACTTAGTACAGAGTTAAAATGGCAGTTAAATTCAAAACAGATGTAGTGCATGTATTTGCAGTTCATATTTGGTTGCGTTAATTAGTTCCTTATTTAGCAAGTCAGAATTAATCTCTTCTTCATCCAGATGTACTATGCACATGTATATGCAGTTCACTTTTGTTTGCATTAATTATTTTCCTTCTTTAGCAAGTAAAAACTAATTACTTCTTCATTTGGATGAAGCGATAACTCTTCACTTTGAAAGCTTTGAATTAGTACTGGCTCGTATAGCCTATCTATCTGGAGGTAATCCTAGGCATGTATTGAAAACTTTCCAAACATTTCAGATGATTGCTGGCCTATATAACCCCGAGTGTGCGTCATATGCTAGACATCAGTTGTGTTGCACGCACCATCCACTCATGGCGACTGGCTTGCCATCCACTCATCATTTCGTGCTCCTCACCATCCTCATCTGCCTCCTTGTCCATCATTGCAGTGCAGTCTATGACATCGAGTCAACCGCTCGGTCGGGGAAGCTGCTGTCGGCCAAGCTGAAGCTCGTCGGCGGGTCGACGGAATTTGGGCCTGATGTGAAGAGTCTCGTCCTAACTGCAAGGTGAGTGGGTTTGATGTAATTTCGTTCCATCCAAGTAGCTAGATAAGTTGGTTCTTGCTCACAGATTCTTAATTTTGTGTCATGACGGCAGTCTTGAGACGGATAGCCGGCTACGCGTGCGCATCACCGATGCTGACCATCGGCGATGGGAGGTCCCCCAAGACGTCATCCCACGCCCGGCACCAGGGCCAGAACCAAAGGACGTTTTGCTCGACTCACCAGGCAATCCATCCATGCCGAGCAACAGCACCATGTCCAGCGCGTCTTCCGACCTGACCTTCACCATCCACCCCAGCCCGTTCCGCTTCACGGTCTCCCGTCGCTCCACCGGGGACACCCTCTTTGACACTTCCGCCAACCTTGTCTTCAAGGACCGGTATGTTACAAGTGTTCCATTGCAATGTTATCTAGTGTAGCTTAGTTGATCCGCAAGAGTTAGATCGATGTAGAACAATACCATGGTCTGTAAGTAGCAAGTGAACGATGGGCATGAAATTGGAATGCAGGTACTTGGAGGTGACATCGGCGCTGCCGGCTGACCGAGCATCCCTGTATGGGCTCGGCGAGCAGAAAAAACAGACGTTCCGGCTACAACACAATGACACTTTCACGCTGTGGAACGGGGACGTGACGTGGTCCGACCAACCGGACCTCAACCTCTATGGCTCGCACCCGTTTTACATGGACGTGCGCTCCGGCGGTGCCGCGCATGGCGTGCTCCTCCTGAACAGCAATGGGATGGACATACTGTACGGCGGATCCTACGTCACCTACAAGGTGATCGGTGGCGTGCTAGACTTCTACTTCTTCGTCGGTCCCTCCCCGCTCGACGTCGTGGACCAGTACACACAGCTCATCGGCCGCCCTGCCCCCATGCCCTACTGGTCATTCGGTACGAGTACCTTCTTGGTAGGCATATATCCATATATATGCTGGCTCTGCTCTGCTACGCTCACTCGATCTTGCACTTGTAGGGTTCCACCAGTCTAGGTATGGCTACAAGAACGTGGCTGATCTGGATGGCGTGGTCGCCGGCTACGCCAAGGCCAGGATCCCACTGGAGGCGATCTGGTCGGACATCGACTACATGGACGGTTACCAGGACTTCACGCTGGATCCGGTGAACTACCCGTCCAAGCAGCTCCGGCCATTCGTGGACCGGCTCCACAACAATGGCCAGAAATACGTGGTCACCGTACACCCGGCTATCAAACGGCAAGCAGCACCTCACGAGGACTTGTTCCTCAAGCGAAACGGCGCCAACCTGGTAGGCGAGGCGTGGCCAGGCGAGGTCTACTTCCTGGACTTCATGAGCCCACGTAGCACCCAGTACTGGGCACGAAAGATCTCTGAGTTTCGGCGGACCATCCCTGTGGATGGGCTCTGGTGCGACATTAACGAGCCCTCCAACTTCAAGCAGTGGCAGCCTCTCAATCAGTTGGACGACCCGCCCTACCGCATCAACAACTCCGGCTTCCACCTTCCCATCAACTACAGGACTGTGCCGGTCTCAACGGTGCACTACAACGGCGTGTCCGAGTACGACGCGCACAATCTCTTCGGCCTCCTCCAGGCGCAGGCCACGCACGCCGGGCTGCTCAGGGACACCACACGCCGCCCCTTCGTGCTCAGCCGCTCTACCTTTGTCGGCTCCGGCCGTTACGCCGCGCACTGGGCCGGCAACAATGTCGCGCGGTGGGACGAGCTTGCGCAATCCATCAACACCATCCTCAACTTTGGCCTCTTCGGCATCCCAATGATGGGCGCCGACATCTGTGGCTTCAACGGCAACACCACCCAGGAGCTCTGCAGCCGCTGGATTCAGCTTGGCGCATTCTACCCGTTCGCCAGGGCCCACGCAGAGAAGACAACCCTCCGGCGAGAGCTCTATGTGTGGGAGCCGACGGCACGGTCGGCGAGGAAAGCGTTGGGGATGCGCTATCGGCTACTGCCCTACATGTACACGCTAATGTACGAGGCGCACATGACGGGGGCGCCCATCGCGCGGCCACTCTTCTTCTCCTACCCGCAGGATGCCGACACCTATGGCGTGGACAGGCAGTTCATGCTAGGCCGCGGCGTGCTTGTCTCTCCGGTGCTACAGCCCGGCGCCACCACCGTGGACGCCTATTTCCCGGCCGGCCGGTGGTTCAGTCTTTACGACTACTCCCTCGCCTACACCATGAAGGTCGGCAAGCGCGTGACCCTCCCGGCGCCAGCGGACTTGGCAAACGCGCACCTGGCCGGCGGCAACATCCTACTACTGCAGCATGCCGACCTCACCACGTCCGCTGCACGCCAAAGCGAGTTCCACCTCCTTGTGGCGCTCGCGGAGAATGGGACGGCCAGTGGGGAGCTGTTCTTGGATGACGGCGACTCGCCGGAGATGGGCGCTGTGGGAGGCAGTTGGACCCTGGTGAGATTCAGCTGCGACAGGGAGGAAAGCAAAGGCATGGTCACCACCAAGGTGAGTTCACATGTGGTTCAGAACTCATACGCGCCGAGTCGGGCGCAGGTCATCGGCAAGGTGGTCTTCATGGGGCTGCCGTCCGCACCAAAGAGCTTCACTATCTATGTAAACAGCGTGCAGCTCAAGGCAGCCCGCACCAAGTCCCGGACGAGTGGAGTCTTCAGCATCAGTGGCCTGTCGCTGGCAATCGGACAGAAGTTTGAGATAAAGCTTGTCATGTCCCATTAGTAACGAAACCAATTGTGGAGTACAATTTTTTATCGGAATAAATAAAAGTTGAATATTGATCTAGAGTGATCTATTGTTTAATGTTTAATCATTTGATCTAGGGTTTTAAAAATGTCTTAACAGGTTGATTTTATTTTCTCAAAATCTAAGGTACTGCTTATTTAATTGTCGATGTGGCTGGTATTCAGAAGGTACATCGGCAATGTTGCAACTCAAAGGGGTAGGAAAACTGTTCTTTAGCAAATGACAATTGAGGTTTATCATCGTCGTTGGCGAGGCAACCAGTTGAAGATTGATAATATCGTGTGACTGTTCTAACGTGCATCCGACCCCCTAGCAGCTTCTACTCTCATTTCATAAAAGCAAACATAGGTATTTAAGTGGCCCCTAAGACTAAGACGCTCACTTACAAGATGTATGTTGATCTGAAATTGTTATTTGACCTTTTTCCTTTTGGCCCAATAGACCAAATTAGGCTAGAGTCTATTTTGTTTTACGTTTGACAAAACAAGACAAGGCCTTGATTTCTTTTGCTTCCTCAAATATCAACGTCTTCGTAGGTTTCACACAGCATATGTAACTAGCAACATCGGAATTGTAACTATGAGCTATTTTTAATGTTTTACCATTTGACCTAGAGTTTCAAAAACGTCTTAGAAGGTTGATTTTATTTTCTGAAAATCCAAGGATTTTCTTATTAGTTGTCTATGTAAACAACGTTGAGCTCAAGGCAACCCGCACCAAGTCCCGGACGAGTGGAGTGTTCAGCGTCAGTGGCCTGTCGCTGGCAATCGGACAGAAGTTTGAGATAAAGCTCGTCATGTCCCATTAGCATCGAAACCAATTGTGTAGTATAATTTTTTATCGGAATAAATTAAAGTTGAATATTGATCTAGAGTGATCTATTGTTCAATGTTTTATCTTTTTATCTAGAGTTTTAAATATGTCTTAACAGGTTGCTTTTATTTTCTCAAAATCCAAGGTACTGCTTATTAGTTGTCGATGTGGTCTGGAATTCAGAAGGTACATCGACAATGTTGCAACTCAAAGAGGTAGGAAAATTGTTCTTCAATAGATGGCTGCTGAGGTTTATCATCATAGTTGGCGAGGCAACCAGTTGAAGATTGATAAT of the Triticum aestivum cultivar Chinese Spring unplaced genomic scaffold, IWGSC CS RefSeq v2.1 scaffold104234-2, whole genome shotgun sequence genome contains:
- the LOC123174132 gene encoding probable alpha-glucosidase Os06g0675700, coding for MATGLPSTHHFVLLTILICLLVHHCSAVYDIESTARSGKLLSAKLKLVGGSTEFGPDVKSLVLTASLETDSRLRVRITDADHRRWEVPQDVIPRPAPGPEPKDVLLDSPGNPSMPSNSTMSSASSDLTFTIHPSPFRFTVSRRSTGDTLFDTSANLVFKDRYLEVTSALPADRASLYGLGEQKKQTFRLQHNDTFTLWNGDVTWSDQPDLNLYGSHPFYMDVRSGGAAHGVLLLNSNGMDILYGGSYVTYKVIGGVLDFYFFVGPSPLDVVDQYTQLIGRPAPMPYWSFGFHQSRYGYKNVADLDGVVAGYAKARIPLEAIWSDIDYMDGYQDFTLDPVNYPSKQLRPFVDRLHNNGQKYVVTVHPAIKRQAAPHEDLFLKRNGANLVGEAWPGEVYFLDFMSPRSTQYWARKISEFRRTIPVDGLWCDINEPSNFKQWQPLNQLDDPPYRINNSGFHLPINYRTVPVSTVHYNGVSEYDAHNLFGLLQAQATHAGLLRDTTRRPFVLSRSTFVGSGRYAAHWAGNNVARWDELAQSINTILNFGLFGIPMMGADICGFNGNTTQELCSRWIQLGAFYPFARAHAEKTTLRRELYVWEPTARSARKALGMRYRLLPYMYTLMYEAHMTGAPIARPLFFSYPQDADTYGVDRQFMLGRGVLVSPVLQPGATTVDAYFPAGRWFSLYDYSLAYTMKVGKRVTLPAPADLANAHLAGGNILLLQHADLTTSAARQSEFHLLVALAENGTASGELFLDDGDSPEMGAVGGSWTLVRFSCDREESKGMVTTKVSSHVVQNSYAPSRAQVIGKVVFMGLPSAPKSFTIYVNSVQLKAARTKSRTSGVFSISGLSLAIGQKFEIKLVMSH